One segment of Stomatobaculum sp. F0698 DNA contains the following:
- the rpsM gene encoding 30S ribosomal protein S13, with translation MARISGVDLPREKRVEIGLTYIYGIGVTSSNRILSQAGVDPNTRVKDLTDDEVKKIAEVIAETQVVEGDLRRQIAMDIKRLTEIGCYRGIRHRKGLPVRGQKTKTNARTRKGPRKTVANKKK, from the coding sequence ATGGCTCGTATTTCAGGCGTTGATTTACCGAGAGAGAAGCGTGTTGAAATCGGACTCACCTATATCTATGGTATCGGTGTGACGAGTTCCAACAGAATTCTGTCCCAGGCCGGCGTGGATCCGAACACGAGAGTCAAGGATCTCACCGATGACGAAGTCAAGAAGATTGCCGAAGTGATCGCTGAAACTCAGGTTGTCGAGGGTGATCTGAGAAGACAGATCGCCATGGACATCAAGAGACTCACCGAAATCGGCTGCTATCGCGGAATTCGCCATCGTAAGGGCTTGCCCGTTCGCGGTCAGAAGACCAAGACGAATGCAAGAACTCGCAAAGGCCCGAGAAAGACCGTTGCTAATAAGAAGAAGTAA
- the secY gene encoding preprotein translocase subunit SecY, whose translation MLKSLRQALKVKEVRQRLLFTLLMLIVIRFGSNLPIPGVNTDYLKNFFEQQRQSSGNAFNFFNAITGGSFEQMSVLALSITPYITSSIIMELMTIAIPRLEELQREGEDGRKKILSYTRYLTVALALIESIAMAVGFGSQGLLTHFTLKSVVVTIATMTAGSAFLMWIGERITEKGVGNGISIVLLINILSSIPRDFATLWERFIMNAKSPATAVVAGLIIVACILLMTVFVVLLCDAERHIPVQYTAKMQGRRVLGNGQSSEIPLKVNTAGVIPVIFASSLMSFPVVISQFFNLDYASIPGKIIMVLNSSNWLKPERPIYSIGLVLYIVLIILFAYFYTSITFNPLEIANNMKKSGGFIPGIRPGRPTSDYLSEVLKYVIFLGATGLTIVAVIPIFISGVFNIGSLTFTGNSLIIIVGVILETLKSITSTTLVRNYKGFLGN comes from the coding sequence ATGCTGAAGAGTCTCCGACAGGCATTGAAAGTCAAGGAGGTTCGGCAACGGCTCTTGTTCACCCTTCTGATGCTGATTGTGATCCGCTTCGGAAGCAATCTACCGATTCCCGGCGTGAACACGGACTATCTGAAGAACTTCTTTGAACAGCAAAGACAGAGCTCCGGCAATGCGTTTAATTTCTTTAACGCGATTACCGGTGGCTCGTTTGAGCAGATGAGCGTTCTTGCGCTCAGCATCACACCTTACATCACGTCCTCCATTATCATGGAGCTCATGACGATTGCCATCCCGCGGCTTGAGGAACTGCAGCGGGAGGGCGAGGACGGCAGAAAGAAAATCCTGAGCTACACGCGTTACCTGACGGTTGCGCTGGCGCTCATCGAGTCGATTGCCATGGCGGTCGGCTTCGGCAGTCAGGGTCTACTGACCCACTTCACGTTGAAGAGCGTGGTCGTCACGATTGCGACGATGACTGCGGGTTCCGCCTTCCTCATGTGGATCGGTGAGAGAATCACGGAGAAGGGTGTCGGCAACGGCATCTCGATCGTACTTCTCATCAACATCCTTTCCTCGATTCCGAGAGATTTTGCGACGCTCTGGGAGCGCTTCATTATGAACGCGAAGTCGCCGGCCACAGCTGTGGTCGCAGGCCTGATTATCGTGGCTTGCATTCTTCTCATGACGGTCTTTGTCGTGTTGCTCTGCGACGCCGAGCGCCACATTCCGGTGCAGTATACGGCAAAGATGCAGGGCAGAAGAGTGCTCGGCAACGGACAGTCCTCGGAGATTCCGCTGAAGGTCAACACCGCAGGCGTGATTCCGGTTATCTTCGCAAGCTCCTTGATGTCCTTCCCGGTTGTCATCTCGCAGTTCTTTAACCTGGACTACGCGAGCATTCCGGGCAAGATCATCATGGTCCTGAATTCGTCGAACTGGCTTAAGCCGGAGCGCCCGATTTATTCGATCGGTCTGGTGCTCTACATCGTGCTCATCATTTTGTTTGCATATTTCTACACCTCCATCACCTTCAACCCGTTGGAGATCGCAAACAACATGAAGAAGTCCGGCGGCTTCATTCCGGGCATTCGTCCGGGCCGTCCGACCAGTGACTACCTGAGCGAAGTGTTAAAGTATGTCATCTTTCTCGGTGCAACGGGCCTCACGATCGTTGCTGTCATCCCGATTTTCATTTCGGGTGTCTTCAACATCGGATCGCTCACGTTCACCGGAAACTCTCTGATCATTATTGTCGGCGTAATTCTCGAGACGCTGAAGTCTATTACCTCCACCACGCTGGTGCGGAACTATAAGGGCTTCCTCGGAAATTAA
- a CDS encoding N-acetylmuramoyl-L-alanine amidase family protein: protein MKAKKVLLSALALALLSTAPATVSWAASGQKIGNVRLNVKNRLEPGSSIGRDGVILGEPAKGELGIWETADAYDLESVRVTSGFGENLAIGTEIGVEAVIRTTGGGRTFSTTLGAGDVHLSDNSVTITDVRRSKQRLIVSLRLSGIKGEYAEPEQAEWKSGQTGVASWRAPSNTSGSYEVVLRRGNDVVKRAFAVTGESYNFYPYMTKPGHYSFRVRTEAKGTGKASGWTESGSMRISAQQVSDGRGAVWDQNGGPTGETNNVVKAGWILNGDSWSYRYPDGSFKKDGWEQIEGKWYLFSSEGKMRTGWARTVSGWYYFAESGEMLTGWQNVNGVMYYLNPDADSPTYGKMAANELIMDGNKFYYALADGQRAKGWAQLGDHWGYFYPESGEMARNTTIDTFYVDASGAWKR, encoded by the coding sequence ATGAAGGCGAAGAAAGTACTCTTATCGGCGCTCGCACTGGCGTTGTTGTCGACAGCGCCCGCGACGGTCTCGTGGGCCGCAAGCGGACAGAAAATCGGCAATGTGAGACTCAATGTGAAGAATCGTCTGGAGCCGGGTAGCAGCATAGGCCGTGACGGCGTGATACTCGGCGAGCCGGCAAAGGGCGAACTCGGCATCTGGGAGACCGCGGATGCTTATGATTTGGAGAGTGTGCGCGTGACCTCGGGCTTCGGTGAAAATCTCGCAATCGGCACCGAAATCGGCGTGGAGGCGGTGATACGCACGACGGGCGGCGGCAGGACCTTCTCGACGACACTCGGCGCGGGCGATGTACACCTCTCGGACAACAGCGTCACGATTACGGATGTGCGGCGCAGCAAGCAGCGACTCATCGTAAGTCTGCGTTTATCGGGCATCAAGGGAGAGTATGCGGAACCCGAGCAGGCGGAGTGGAAGTCCGGACAGACGGGCGTTGCAAGCTGGCGTGCCCCCTCGAATACAAGCGGCAGCTACGAAGTCGTGCTGCGGCGCGGAAACGATGTCGTGAAACGCGCTTTCGCTGTGACGGGCGAGAGCTATAATTTTTATCCTTACATGACCAAGCCGGGTCATTACAGTTTCCGCGTGCGCACCGAAGCGAAGGGCACGGGCAAGGCCTCCGGCTGGACCGAATCGGGCTCAATGCGCATCAGTGCGCAACAGGTTTCCGACGGGCGCGGTGCCGTCTGGGATCAGAACGGAGGTCCCACGGGTGAGACGAACAATGTCGTGAAAGCGGGTTGGATTTTGAACGGCGACAGCTGGAGTTACCGCTATCCGGACGGCAGCTTTAAGAAGGACGGCTGGGAGCAGATTGAGGGCAAGTGGTACCTCTTCAGCTCCGAGGGCAAAATGCGCACCGGTTGGGCGCGTACCGTCTCCGGCTGGTACTATTTTGCCGAGAGCGGCGAGATGCTGACCGGCTGGCAGAATGTGAACGGTGTCATGTACTATCTGAATCCGGACGCGGATTCGCCGACCTACGGCAAAATGGCTGCGAATGAGCTCATCATGGACGGCAACAAGTTCTACTATGCGCTTGCGGACGGACAGCGCGCCAAGGGCTGGGCACAGCTCGGCGATCACTGGGGTTACTTCTACCCGGAGAGCGGCGAGATGGCACGCAATACGACCATAGACACCTTCTATGTGGATGCGAGCGGCGCTTGGAAGCGTTGA
- the rplF gene encoding 50S ribosomal protein L6 translates to MSRIGRMPIAVPAGVTVTIAENNLVTVKGPKGTLERVLPAELEIKQEGSEIIVTRPNDLKRIKSLHGLTRTLIKNMVVGVTEGYEKVLEINGVGYRAAKQGSKLVLSLGYSHPVEMEDPEGVTTVLDGQNIIKVQGIDKEKVGQHAAVIREKRLPEPYKGKGIKYATETIRRKVGKTGKK, encoded by the coding sequence ATGTCACGTATTGGAAGAATGCCTATCGCGGTCCCGGCAGGCGTTACTGTCACGATCGCAGAAAATAATCTTGTGACTGTAAAAGGTCCGAAGGGTACGCTGGAGAGAGTGCTGCCCGCTGAGCTTGAGATCAAGCAGGAAGGCAGCGAGATCATCGTCACAAGACCCAACGATTTGAAGAGAATCAAGTCGCTGCACGGTCTCACGAGAACTCTGATTAAGAACATGGTTGTCGGCGTGACTGAGGGCTATGAGAAGGTTCTGGAGATCAACGGTGTTGGTTACAGAGCCGCTAAGCAGGGAAGCAAACTCGTCCTGTCTCTTGGTTATTCTCATCCGGTCGAGATGGAGGATCCGGAAGGCGTCACGACGGTCCTCGACGGTCAGAACATCATCAAGGTGCAGGGTATCGATAAAGAGAAAGTCGGACAGCATGCTGCCGTGATCCGTGAGAAGAGATTGCCGGAGCCGTATAAGGGCAAGGGTATCAAGTACGCTACGGAGACCATCAGACGCAAGGTCGGTAAGACCGGTAAGAAATAA
- the rpmJ gene encoding 50S ribosomal protein L36, translated as MKVRSSVKPMCEKCKVIKRKGSVRIICENPKHKQRQG; from the coding sequence ATGAAAGTCAGATCTTCAGTCAAGCCGATGTGCGAGAAGTGCAAAGTCATCAAGCGCAAGGGCTCCGTCAGAATCATCTGCGAGAACCCGAAGCACAAGCAGAGACAAGGCTAA
- the rpmD gene encoding 50S ribosomal protein L30, whose protein sequence is MAKQLKITLVKSPIGAIPKQRATVVALGLKKMHKTVIMPDNEAMRGMVWRVRHLVRVEEVEE, encoded by the coding sequence ATGGCGAAGCAGCTTAAGATTACTCTTGTCAAGTCCCCGATCGGCGCAATTCCGAAGCAGAGAGCGACTGTGGTCGCACTGGGACTCAAGAAAATGCACAAGACCGTCATCATGCCGGATAACGAGGCAATGCGCGGCATGGTTTGGCGCGTGAGACACCTTGTGCGTGTCGAAGAAGTAGAAGAATAA
- a CDS encoding bL17 family ribosomal protein has protein sequence MAKYRKLGRKTDVRLALLRSQATALIANGKIVTTEARAKEVRKMVEPLIALAVKEKDNFETVSVTAKVPRKDANGKRVREEKDGKKVVVYDTVQKEIKKDKPSRMNARRHMLAKLYAVGEFDPKHKKVGKKVDLVAKLFDEYGPKYESRKGGYTRIVKIGLRKGDAAMEVLLELV, from the coding sequence ATGGCAAAGTACAGAAAGCTTGGACGCAAAACGGATGTGAGACTGGCTCTCCTGAGAAGTCAGGCGACGGCGCTCATCGCAAACGGCAAGATTGTGACGACCGAGGCGAGAGCAAAGGAAGTCAGAAAGATGGTCGAGCCCCTCATCGCACTTGCGGTGAAGGAGAAGGACAACTTTGAGACCGTGAGCGTCACGGCTAAAGTGCCGCGCAAGGATGCAAACGGCAAGCGCGTCAGAGAAGAGAAGGACGGCAAGAAGGTTGTTGTTTACGACACGGTCCAGAAGGAAATCAAGAAGGATAAGCCGTCCAGAATGAACGCAAGACGCCACATGCTCGCAAAGCTCTACGCAGTCGGCGAGTTCGATCCGAAGCACAAGAAGGTCGGCAAGAAGGTTGACCTGGTTGCGAAGCTCTTCGATGAGTACGGACCGAAGTATGAGAGCAGAAAGGGTGGTTACACCCGCATCGTGAAGATCGGCCTGAGAAAGGGCGACGCAGCGATGGAAGTGCTGCTTGAGCTGGTCTAA
- a CDS encoding DNA-directed RNA polymerase subunit alpha has product MFEFQKPNIEIAEISEDKTFGRFICEPLERGYGLTLGNSLRRIMLSSLPGTAVSQVKIAGVLHEFSSIPQVKEDVTEIIMNIKSLAIKNSSTSQEPKIAYIDFEGEGEVTAADIQCDADIEILNKDQVIATISGGSTKFSAELTITNGRGYVSAEKNKAQGDLPIGVIAVDSIYTPVERVNMRVENTRVGQMTDYDKLTLDVFTDGTAAPDEAVSLAAKVLSEHLGLFVDLSENARRVEVMSEKKSDEKEKVLEMNIDELELSVRSYNCLKRAGINTVEELINKTPEDMMKVRNLGKKSLDEVLEKLADLNLQLRQSEEMGEEEEEIQ; this is encoded by the coding sequence TTGTTCGAATTTCAGAAACCAAATATCGAGATTGCTGAGATCTCCGAAGACAAAACGTTTGGCCGTTTCATCTGCGAACCGCTTGAGAGAGGCTATGGTCTGACGCTCGGAAATTCCCTGCGCCGCATCATGCTCTCCTCCCTTCCGGGAACCGCGGTGAGCCAGGTGAAGATTGCCGGTGTGCTCCATGAGTTCTCTTCCATCCCCCAGGTCAAGGAGGATGTGACGGAGATTATCATGAACATCAAGAGCCTTGCAATCAAGAATAGCTCGACCTCCCAGGAACCGAAGATCGCCTACATTGATTTTGAAGGCGAGGGTGAGGTCACCGCTGCAGACATCCAGTGCGATGCTGACATTGAGATCCTCAATAAGGATCAGGTCATTGCGACCATTTCCGGCGGCAGCACGAAGTTCTCTGCAGAGCTCACGATCACAAACGGACGCGGCTACGTCAGCGCGGAGAAGAATAAGGCGCAGGGTGACCTGCCGATCGGCGTGATTGCGGTGGATTCCATCTACACGCCGGTGGAGCGCGTCAACATGCGCGTGGAAAACACCCGTGTCGGTCAGATGACGGACTACGACAAGCTCACGCTTGACGTGTTTACCGACGGCACGGCGGCGCCGGATGAGGCGGTGAGCCTCGCGGCGAAGGTGCTCTCGGAGCACCTGGGTCTCTTCGTGGATCTCTCGGAGAATGCTCGCAGAGTCGAGGTCATGTCCGAGAAGAAGAGCGACGAGAAGGAAAAAGTGCTTGAGATGAACATCGATGAGCTTGAGCTCTCGGTGCGTTCCTACAACTGTTTGAAGCGCGCGGGCATCAACACGGTCGAAGAGTTGATCAACAAGACGCCGGAAGACATGATGAAGGTGAGAAATCTCGGCAAGAAGTCGCTCGACGAAGTTCTGGAAAAGCTTGCGGATCTCAATTTGCAGCTGCGCCAGAGCGAAGAGATGGGCGAAGAGGAAGAAGAAATTCAGTAA
- the map gene encoding type I methionyl aminopeptidase — protein sequence MAVTVKSEHEIQLMREAGEILAKVHEELHAALKPGMTTYEIDRLCEKLIRGYDCIPSFLGYEGYPASVCVSVNEEIVHGIPSKKRVLREGDIVSLDTGVIWKGWQSDAARTWAIGEISKEAQDLIDVTRASFFAGLRFAKAGNHLNDICGAIGDYAEERGYGVVRDLVGHGIGTEMHEDPEVPNFRMNRKGIRLQAGMTLAIEPMITIGTYEVDWGDDGWTVTTADGSLAAHYENTILITDGEPEILSLGKDDPDREQ from the coding sequence ATGGCAGTGACGGTAAAATCGGAACATGAAATTCAGCTGATGCGGGAGGCGGGCGAAATTCTCGCCAAGGTGCACGAGGAACTGCACGCGGCTTTGAAGCCGGGGATGACGACCTACGAGATCGACAGACTCTGCGAGAAGCTGATACGCGGCTACGACTGCATTCCCTCCTTCCTCGGCTATGAGGGCTATCCCGCGAGTGTCTGTGTTTCGGTCAACGAGGAGATAGTCCACGGCATTCCCTCGAAGAAGCGCGTGCTCCGCGAGGGCGATATCGTGTCGCTTGACACCGGTGTAATCTGGAAGGGCTGGCAGAGCGATGCGGCGAGAACCTGGGCCATCGGCGAAATCTCGAAAGAGGCGCAGGATTTGATCGACGTGACGCGGGCGTCCTTCTTTGCGGGCTTACGCTTTGCAAAGGCGGGCAATCACTTAAACGATATCTGCGGTGCAATCGGCGACTACGCCGAAGAACGCGGCTACGGGGTCGTGAGAGACCTGGTGGGCCACGGCATCGGCACCGAGATGCACGAGGATCCGGAAGTTCCGAATTTCCGCATGAACCGGAAGGGCATACGCTTACAGGCGGGTATGACCCTCGCGATCGAGCCGATGATTACCATCGGAACCTACGAAGTGGACTGGGGCGATGACGGCTGGACCGTGACTACGGCAGACGGCAGCCTCGCGGCCCACTATGAGAATACAATTCTGATCACGGACGGTGAACCCGAGATTTTATCGCTCGGCAAGGACGATCCGGACAGAGAGCAATAA
- the rpsE gene encoding 30S ribosomal protein S5, producing the protein MNRDRNDQKNSEYNDKVVAIKRVSKTVKGGRTMRFSALVVVGDGKGKVGVGLGKAGEVPEAIRKGKEAAMRNIVSIAIDENKSIPHDYTGAFGSAEVLMKRAPEGTGIIAGGPVRAVVELAGIQNIRTKSLGSNNKTNVVLATLEGLKAIRSPEEIAKRRGKSVEEILG; encoded by the coding sequence ATGAATCGCGATAGAAACGATCAGAAGAATTCTGAGTACAACGACAAGGTCGTCGCCATCAAGCGCGTCAGCAAGACCGTCAAGGGCGGCCGCACGATGCGTTTCTCCGCTCTCGTGGTTGTAGGAGACGGCAAGGGCAAGGTCGGCGTCGGACTCGGCAAGGCAGGTGAGGTTCCGGAGGCAATTCGCAAGGGCAAAGAGGCAGCTATGAGAAACATTGTCTCGATTGCAATTGACGAGAACAAGAGCATTCCGCACGACTACACGGGTGCGTTCGGCAGCGCCGAGGTGCTCATGAAGCGCGCACCGGAAGGTACCGGTATCATCGCAGGCGGCCCGGTCCGTGCTGTGGTTGAGCTCGCAGGTATCCAGAACATCCGTACCAAGTCGCTCGGTTCCAACAACAAGACCAACGTTGTGCTTGCGACCCTGGAGGGACTCAAGGCAATCCGCTCTCCGGAGGAGATTGCAAAGAGACGCGGCAAGTCCGTGGAAGAAATTCTCGGCTGA
- the infA gene encoding translation initiation factor IF-1 — translation MSKTDVIQLEGKVIEKLPNAMFQVELENGHQVLAHISGKLRMNYIRILPGDRVTVELSPYDLNKARITWRNK, via the coding sequence ATGTCAAAGACGGACGTAATCCAGCTGGAAGGCAAGGTCATCGAGAAGCTGCCGAACGCGATGTTTCAGGTAGAACTGGAGAATGGCCATCAGGTGCTCGCGCACATTTCCGGCAAGCTCAGAATGAACTACATCCGCATACTCCCGGGCGACCGGGTGACGGTGGAGTTGTCGCCCTATGACCTCAACAAGGCAAGAATTACTTGGAGAAATAAATAA
- a CDS encoding adenylate kinase translates to MKIVMLGAPGAGKGTQAKRIAEYYQIPHISTGDIFRANIKAGTPLGLEAKRYMDAGGLVPDEVTIGMLINRIHEADCSEGYVLDGFPRTIPQAEALTEALAAEGTKIDEAVDIEVPDEAIIDRMGGRRSCPNCGESYHVRYRAPKTVNVCDVCGHELVQRADDKPETVAARLKVYHEQTKPLIDYYRAQGVLREVDGTMEMGEVFEAIKALI, encoded by the coding sequence GTGAAGATTGTCATGCTCGGCGCACCTGGCGCCGGAAAAGGAACACAGGCAAAGCGAATTGCGGAGTACTATCAAATTCCGCATATCTCGACCGGAGATATTTTCCGCGCAAACATCAAGGCGGGCACGCCGCTCGGCCTTGAGGCGAAGCGCTATATGGATGCGGGCGGACTTGTGCCGGACGAGGTGACCATCGGGATGCTGATAAATCGCATTCACGAGGCGGACTGCAGCGAGGGCTATGTGCTGGACGGCTTCCCGCGGACCATACCGCAGGCGGAGGCGCTGACGGAAGCACTTGCGGCGGAGGGCACCAAGATCGATGAAGCGGTCGATATCGAAGTGCCGGATGAGGCTATCATCGACCGCATGGGGGGACGGCGCAGCTGTCCGAATTGTGGCGAGAGCTATCACGTTCGCTACCGCGCACCGAAGACGGTGAATGTCTGCGATGTCTGCGGCCACGAGCTCGTACAGCGCGCGGACGACAAGCCGGAGACGGTGGCGGCACGCCTTAAGGTCTACCACGAGCAGACCAAGCCCTTGATCGACTACTACAGGGCGCAGGGTGTGCTTCGGGAAGTGGACGGCACGATGGAGATGGGAGAAGTGTTCGAGGCAATCAAGGCGCTGATTTGA
- the rplR gene encoding 50S ribosomal protein L18, which yields MVSKESRKAVREKKHWRMRSHLSGTAQRPRLSVFRSNSHMYAQIIDDTVGRTLVAASTLEKEAKSALEHTDTVEAAAFVGKLIAERAKEQGISAVVFDRGGFLYTGKIQALADAAREAGLQF from the coding sequence ATGGTAAGCAAAGAATCCAGAAAAGCTGTCCGCGAGAAGAAGCACTGGAGAATGCGCAGCCACCTGAGCGGTACTGCGCAGAGACCGCGCCTCTCCGTGTTCCGCAGCAACAGCCATATGTACGCGCAGATTATCGACGATACGGTCGGCCGTACCCTCGTCGCTGCTTCCACGCTGGAGAAGGAGGCAAAGAGCGCACTGGAGCACACGGATACCGTGGAAGCTGCTGCGTTTGTCGGCAAGCTCATCGCAGAGCGCGCGAAGGAGCAGGGTATCAGCGCCGTCGTGTTTGACAGAGGTGGATTCCTCTATACGGGTAAGATTCAGGCGCTCGCAGACGCTGCACGCGAAGCCGGCTTACAATTCTAA
- the rpsD gene encoding 30S ribosomal protein S4 has translation MAVNRVPVLKRCRSLGLEPGFLGIDKRSNRELRRANRKMSEYGSQLREKQKAKFIYGVLEKPFRNYFEKASRMRGQVGENLMILLESRLDNVIFRLGWARTRREARQIVGHRHVLVNGKIVNIPSYLIKAGDTIEIKERAKSSERYKEVLEMTSGRIVPTWLESDKENLKGAVKALPSREEIDVPVDELQIVELYSK, from the coding sequence GTGGCAGTTAACAGAGTTCCTGTTCTTAAAAGATGCAGATCTCTCGGCCTGGAGCCCGGATTCCTCGGCATCGATAAAAGATCCAACAGAGAATTGAGAAGAGCAAACCGCAAGATGAGCGAGTACGGCTCTCAGCTTCGCGAGAAGCAGAAGGCAAAGTTCATCTACGGTGTGCTGGAGAAGCCGTTCCGCAATTATTTCGAGAAGGCGTCCCGCATGAGAGGACAGGTCGGTGAAAACCTGATGATCCTTCTCGAGAGCAGACTGGACAATGTGATTTTCCGCCTCGGCTGGGCAAGAACCAGAAGAGAGGCTCGTCAGATTGTCGGTCACAGACATGTTCTTGTGAACGGTAAGATTGTGAACATCCCGTCCTATCTGATCAAGGCAGGCGACACGATCGAGATCAAGGAGAGAGCAAAGTCTTCGGAGCGCTACAAGGAGGTCCTCGAGATGACTTCCGGTCGCATTGTCCCGACTTGGCTCGAGTCCGACAAGGAGAACCTGAAGGGCGCAGTCAAGGCACTGCCGTCCCGTGAGGAGATTGACGTTCCGGTCGATGAACTGCAGATCGTTGAGTTGTACTCCAAGTAA
- the rplO gene encoding 50S ribosomal protein L15 gives MDLSNLRPAEGAVHSDNFRRGRGHGSGNGKTAGKGHKGQKARSGAPRPGFEGGQMPLYRRIPKRGFKNRNTKDIVAVNVERLEKFENGSEVTAESLIALGIISHARDGVKILGNGELTKKLTVKVCAVSEGAKAKIEAVGGTCEVL, from the coding sequence ATGGATTTATCGAATTTGAGACCGGCTGAGGGCGCTGTCCACTCTGACAACTTCAGACGCGGCCGCGGTCACGGATCCGGCAACGGAAAGACTGCCGGTAAGGGACACAAGGGTCAGAAGGCGCGTTCCGGCGCTCCGAGACCGGGCTTCGAGGGTGGCCAGATGCCGCTCTACAGACGCATTCCGAAGAGAGGCTTCAAGAACCGCAACACGAAGGATATCGTGGCGGTCAATGTCGAGAGACTTGAGAAGTTCGAGAACGGAAGCGAAGTGACGGCTGAGTCGCTGATCGCACTCGGCATCATCTCCCACGCACGCGACGGCGTGAAGATCCTTGGCAACGGCGAGCTCACCAAGAAGCTGACCGTCAAGGTTTGCGCAGTCAGCGAGGGTGCAAAGGCTAAGATTGAGGCGGTAGGCGGTACCTGCGAGGTGCTGTAA
- the rpsK gene encoding 30S ribosomal protein S11 gives MSSAKKASAKKRVKKNVERGQAHIQSSFNNTIVTLTDLQGNALSWASAGGLGFRGSKKSTPYAASVAAETAAKAAIIHGLKSVDVMVKGPGSGREAAIRALSACGIEVTSIKDVTPVPHNGCRPPKRRRV, from the coding sequence ATGTCAAGCGCGAAGAAGGCGTCCGCCAAGAAGCGCGTTAAGAAAAACGTTGAACGCGGCCAGGCACACATTCAGTCTTCGTTTAACAACACGATTGTTACGCTGACTGATTTACAGGGCAATGCGCTGTCCTGGGCAAGTGCCGGTGGCCTTGGATTCAGAGGTTCAAAGAAATCTACTCCGTATGCAGCTTCCGTGGCTGCAGAGACTGCCGCAAAAGCAGCTATCATCCATGGTTTAAAGTCTGTTGACGTGATGGTGAAGGGTCCGGGTTCCGGGCGCGAAGCCGCAATCCGTGCGCTCTCTGCGTGTGGTATTGAGGTGACCAGCATTAAGGACGTGACCCCGGTTCCGCACAACGGATGCCGTCCGCCGAAGCGCAGAAGAGTATAA